The following are encoded together in the Canis aureus isolate CA01 chromosome 30, VMU_Caureus_v.1.0, whole genome shotgun sequence genome:
- the LOC144301571 gene encoding uncharacterized protein LOC144301571, with protein sequence MGKGPRGPGEAGARPWAGAPGGPGAPRSLSAAAGPGRELGQPSGAAPRSARRPGRSLLRAVLPAVPGARLPAHFCSLLLSASGLSRSAPREVQGGQQGGSGAAQSSAGRGARSPRSVASRSSSAVHVRPSRVCLWRTRLRAEHSAAAARGGGPGGGTAAGAGAGAANLASDPAAAREPQARLRVAASGDPPRRGPRAPGLEEAPAGAVGGFPERCVCRSTLFPPGRRRRRRLPRQRRVPRPGFRAHPNRTSGLSGGGATAARRVHPIRPGREAVGGPLPSPGPPRLWELQATLGDTDGGRGQKSQASLTLEVFLILQRGLGTPAPGAGCGLRGPLGPSSFARTVRVVRNAARAGRQKGAQCARPPQGLRVEGGRLGEPRRIRARGLRGGGRTRAGWGARRAGRGRALRREWAAHEHARARRPRPGCSGPGGGPPIAPAGSGGAQRVLAGRCVRSPPARVRRSGRRPRRGTGTRCPLPSFPLG encoded by the exons atggggaaggggccGCGGGGGCCAGGTGAGGCTGGGGCACGGCCCTGGGCAGGTGCGCCGGGCGGGCCTGGGGCACCGAGGAGCCTCTCCGCagccgccgggccgggccgggagcTCGGGCAACCGAGCGGCGCCGCTCCGCGCTCTGCCCGCCGCCCCGGGCGCAGCCTCCTCCGGGCGGTGCTGCCCGCGGTGCCCGGAGCCCGACTTCCCGCTCACTTCTGCTCGCTCCTCCTCTCCGCCTCTGGTCTCTCGCGCTCGGCTCCCCGGGAGGTGCAGGGTGGCCAGCAGGGGGGCAGCGGTGCCGCTCAGTCCTCGGCCGG ACGCGGCGCCCGGAGCCCGCGATCTGTCGCGAGCCGCAGCAGCTCCGCGGTCCACGTGCGACCGAGCCGCGTTTGTTTATGGCGGACCCGCCTTCGGGCGGAGCACTCGGCCGCcgcggcccggggaggggggccggggggagggaccgcggcgggggcgggggcgggggcggcgaaCCTCGCCTCCGACCCCGCCGCGGCCCGGGAGCCCCAGGCGCGCCTCCGCGTCGCGGCCTCCGGGGACCCTCCCAGGAGAGGCCCGCGCGCTCCCGGCCTCGAGGAAGCCCCG GCCGGCGCGGTAGGCGGGTTTCCTGAGAGGTGTGTGTGCAGGAGCACACTCTTCCctccggggaggaggaggaggaggcgacTCCCGCGGCAGAGAAGAGTCCCGCGTCCTGGGTTCCGGGCACACCCAAACCGGACTTCAGGTCTGAGCGGCGGCGGGGCCACGGCGGCGCGGAGAGTGCACCCCATCCGGCCAGGCCGGGAGGCAGTGGGGGGACCCCTCCCCTCTCCAGGTCCTCCCCGGCTTTGGGAGCTGCAGGCCACCCTCGGGGACACGGACGGCGGCAGGGGGCAGAAGAGCCAAGCCTCTTTGACGCTAGAGGTCTTCTTAATTCTGCAGAGGGGACTCGGGACTCCTGCCCCCGGCGCTGGGTGCGGGCTCAGAGGGCCGCTTGGTCCCTCCTCTTTCGCGCGCACGGTCCGCGTGGTTAGAAACGCGGCGCGCGCGGGTCGGCAGAAGGGGGCGCAGTGCGCACGGCCGCCTCAGGGACTCCGCGTGGAGGGTGGAAGACTCGGGGAGCCCCGGCGCATCAGAGCGCGCGGGCTGCGGGGTGGTGGCAGGACACGCGCGGGCTGGGGCGCACGGCGCGCAGGGAGAGGGCGCGCACTGCGCAGGGAGTGGGCGGCGCACGAGCACGCGCGAGCTCGGCGCCCACGGCCGGGGTGCAGCGGACCCGGAGGGGGGCCTCCGATCGCACCGGCCGGGAGCGGGGGTGCACAGCGCGTGCTCGCTGGGAGGTGCGTGCGAAGCCCCCCTGCACGCGTGAGGCGGTCAGGACGTCGTCCCCGCCGTGGCACGGGCACCCGGTGCCCACTTCCATCCTTCCCACTCGGGTAG